One Candidatus Fermentibacter sp. genomic window carries:
- a CDS encoding NAD-dependent epimerase/dehydratase family protein, whose amino-acid sequence MKKAFLTGVTGFLGLHLARTLAAEGWEVSSVCRDLSDTSGVTCCSRIDRIEMLDPSAYGEAIRGADAVFHLAGATSARSREAFDRANAAVTAAVLEARRLFSPEARFIYVSSLSAGGPAGSGPLTPYGRSKLLAESIVKRGTGWVVVQPPAVFGPGDDAMAPLFRNAAKGLFPSPWGRGGTPLVYGPDLAGFLALAAVKPSLEGMVFEPSYGRAFTWEDIRALLQQAAGRRVTRVALPPPLVLAAGWISGIMGGMAGRSQVFDLHKAREMVAKGWNPSDPKVAELTGWSPPTPPDEAFSKTMEWVRQRL is encoded by the coding sequence ATGAAAAAGGCCTTTCTCACCGGAGTGACCGGCTTCCTCGGGCTCCATCTCGCACGGACCCTGGCCGCCGAGGGCTGGGAAGTGTCGTCCGTCTGCAGGGACCTGTCGGATACGTCGGGCGTGACCTGCTGCAGCAGGATCGACAGGATCGAGATGCTCGACCCGTCGGCCTACGGCGAGGCGATCCGGGGTGCGGACGCGGTGTTCCACCTCGCGGGCGCCACGTCAGCCCGCAGCCGGGAGGCCTTCGACAGGGCGAACGCCGCAGTCACCGCCGCCGTTCTCGAGGCAAGGCGCCTCTTCTCTCCGGAGGCGAGGTTCATATACGTATCGAGCCTTTCGGCCGGCGGGCCGGCTGGCTCGGGACCGCTGACCCCCTACGGCCGGAGCAAGCTCCTGGCGGAGTCGATAGTGAAGCGCGGGACGGGATGGGTCGTGGTGCAGCCCCCGGCGGTCTTCGGGCCCGGCGACGATGCGATGGCGCCCCTGTTCCGCAATGCGGCGAAGGGCCTCTTCCCGTCGCCGTGGGGCAGGGGGGGCACTCCGCTGGTCTACGGGCCCGATCTGGCGGGATTCCTGGCCCTGGCGGCCGTGAAGCCCTCCCTGGAGGGAATGGTGTTCGAGCCGTCCTACGGGCGCGCCTTCACGTGGGAGGACATCAGGGCCCTGCTGCAGCAGGCCGCCGGGAGACGGGTCACACGTGTGGCGCTCCCGCCCCCTCTGGTGCTGGCGGCCGGATGGATCTCGGGCATCATGGGCGGGATGGCGGGACGCAGCCAGGTGTTCGACCTTCACAAGGCCCGGGAGATGGTGGCGAAAGGCTGGAACCCGTCGGACCCGAAGGTCGCGGAGCTCACGGGATGGAGCCCGCCCACACCCCCGGACGAGGCCTTCTCGAAGACAATGGAGTGGGTCCGTCAGCGCTTGTAG
- a CDS encoding adenosine-specific kinase yields MMPGMSLEIVRLSCPEGSNVILGQAHFIKTAEDVYEAVASSAPGARFGLAFAEASGPCLVRSEGTDPELRKVAEENMLRLGCGHVFLVVLGDTWPIQVLPAVRAVPEVCTIFCATSNQVGVVVARTADGGGVLGVMDGSPPTAVESDEDVSSRRELLRRFGYKR; encoded by the coding sequence ATGATGCCCGGGATGTCCCTTGAAATCGTGCGGCTGTCCTGCCCCGAGGGATCCAACGTCATACTCGGCCAGGCCCACTTCATCAAGACGGCCGAGGATGTCTACGAGGCGGTCGCCTCGTCCGCGCCCGGGGCGAGGTTCGGGCTCGCCTTCGCAGAGGCCTCGGGACCCTGCCTGGTGAGGAGCGAGGGGACCGATCCCGAGCTCAGGAAGGTAGCCGAGGAGAACATGCTCCGCCTCGGCTGCGGGCACGTCTTCCTGGTCGTGCTGGGCGATACCTGGCCGATCCAGGTGCTTCCCGCCGTCAGGGCGGTGCCCGAGGTCTGCACGATATTCTGCGCCACGTCGAACCAGGTCGGGGTCGTGGTGGCCCGGACCGCTGACGGGGGAGGGGTTCTCGGGGTGATGGACGGCTCCCCGCCGACGGCTGTCGAATCGGACGAGGATGTGTCCTCGCGCAGGGAACTGCTCAGGAGATTCGGCTACAAGCGCTGA
- a CDS encoding pyridoxal phosphate-dependent aminotransferase family protein, whose translation MTRPDIFRKCLEYTRADEVKKMGLYPYFKPLSGQVGPVMEIEGHSVIMLGSNNYLGLTNHPLVMARSAEAIQKYGTGCTGSRFLNGTLDLHVELEEKLARFLHREKVVTFSTGFQTNLGVIGALGQKDELLFVDRSVHASIIDGTRMSYSRVVKYRHNDMEHLDQLLQREEGPVMIVTDGVFSMEGDLADLPGVVRLARKHGARVMVDDAHGVGVMGAHGRGTPEHFGCEAEVDLQVGTFSKSFACIGGFAAGMDKVIDFIQHEARTEIFSASLPPAAVATVMAALEILEEQPELMVRMHRAAERSRNGLRSLGFNVGNSEAPIVPIIIGDSILTFRIWQALDQEGVFTNPVVSPAVAPDQAMLRTSYMATHTDEMIDRALEVFERVGRRFGLIG comes from the coding sequence ATGACTCGTCCCGACATTTTCAGGAAATGCCTCGAGTACACAAGGGCCGACGAGGTCAAGAAGATGGGGCTCTATCCCTACTTCAAGCCCCTCAGCGGGCAGGTGGGCCCCGTCATGGAGATCGAGGGGCACAGCGTCATCATGCTGGGGTCCAACAACTACCTCGGTCTCACCAACCACCCGCTCGTGATGGCCAGGTCCGCCGAGGCCATCCAGAAGTACGGGACGGGATGCACCGGCAGCAGGTTCCTGAACGGCACCCTCGACCTCCATGTGGAGCTCGAGGAGAAGCTGGCCAGGTTCCTCCACCGCGAGAAGGTGGTCACTTTCAGCACGGGCTTCCAGACCAACCTGGGCGTGATCGGCGCGCTCGGCCAGAAGGACGAGCTGCTGTTCGTCGACCGCTCCGTCCATGCCTCGATCATCGACGGCACCAGGATGAGCTACTCCAGGGTGGTGAAGTACCGCCACAACGACATGGAGCATCTCGACCAGCTCCTCCAGCGCGAAGAGGGCCCGGTCATGATCGTCACCGACGGGGTCTTCAGCATGGAGGGCGATCTGGCCGACCTTCCGGGCGTCGTCAGGCTGGCGCGCAAGCACGGTGCCAGGGTGATGGTCGACGACGCGCACGGAGTGGGCGTGATGGGAGCACACGGGAGGGGCACCCCCGAGCACTTCGGCTGCGAGGCCGAGGTCGACCTCCAGGTCGGCACCTTCAGCAAGTCGTTCGCCTGCATCGGCGGCTTCGCCGCCGGCATGGACAAGGTCATCGACTTCATCCAGCACGAGGCCCGCACCGAGATCTTCTCCGCCAGCCTCCCGCCGGCCGCCGTGGCGACCGTGATGGCCGCCCTCGAGATCCTCGAGGAGCAGCCGGAGCTGATGGTGCGGATGCACAGGGCCGCCGAGAGGTCGAGAAACGGCCTGAGGTCCCTCGGATTCAACGTCGGCAACTCGGAGGCCCCCATCGTCCCCATCATCATCGGAGACAGCATCCTCACCTTCAGGATATGGCAGGCGCTCGACCAGGAGGGCGTGTTCACCAACCCCGTCGTGAGCCCCGCCGTGGCCCCCGACCAGGCCATGCTCCGCACCAGCTACATGGCCACCCACACCGACGAGATGATCGACCGGGCCCTGGAGGTCTTCGAGCGAGTGGGCCGCAGGTTCGGCCTGATAGGCTGA
- the gatD gene encoding Glu-tRNA(Gln) amidotransferase subunit GatD, which translates to MTSSGSDSMKGYRGPARAALEKFGISVWDDVDLTADGNSFQGVILPRSETADDSHIVLKLSSGYNIGIASSKVTAAVKTGSREAHYKIPEKEFPFNPILPSVKLLGTGGTIASRLDYRTGAVIPAFSPGELYGAVPELADICNLSTEKLFGIFSEDMGPVQYIALAEAIGREIEKGTSGIVIGHGTDTMHHTAAVLSFMCQDLPVPVVLVGSQRSSDRPSSDAALNLIHATRTAAYCDAAEVMVCMFGPTSDKYALLHRGTRVRKMHSSYRSTFRTIGDIPLAMVDRESFTYLKADYRRRDSSRKPCIRPVFDEHAAIVYYYPNMKPDMITSLVDNGYKGIIIAGTGLGHVNKPLYEPLRLAVEAGVHVYMTVQTLWGYSQMYVYDTGRLLMQRGVVPLANMLPEVAYMKLSWALAVGRDHEEVRRLMTTPISHEMTPQEPPDGYLILQGGVPEVREMLAGRLR; encoded by the coding sequence ATGACTTCTTCCGGTTCCGATTCCATGAAGGGCTACAGGGGTCCGGCGCGCGCAGCGCTGGAGAAGTTCGGCATCTCGGTGTGGGACGACGTCGATCTGACAGCCGACGGCAACTCGTTCCAGGGCGTCATCCTGCCGAGATCGGAGACCGCGGATGACAGCCACATCGTACTCAAGCTCTCCAGCGGATACAACATCGGCATCGCTTCGTCGAAGGTGACGGCGGCGGTGAAGACGGGCTCCAGGGAGGCCCACTACAAGATCCCCGAGAAGGAGTTCCCGTTCAACCCGATTCTGCCTTCCGTGAAGCTGCTGGGCACCGGGGGGACGATCGCGAGCCGGCTCGACTACCGCACCGGGGCGGTCATCCCGGCGTTCTCGCCGGGCGAGCTGTACGGGGCGGTGCCCGAGCTGGCCGACATCTGCAACCTGAGCACGGAGAAGCTGTTCGGCATCTTCAGCGAGGACATGGGCCCCGTCCAGTACATCGCCCTCGCCGAAGCCATAGGCAGGGAGATCGAGAAGGGCACCTCCGGGATCGTGATAGGCCACGGAACCGACACGATGCACCATACCGCGGCAGTCCTTTCCTTCATGTGCCAGGATCTCCCCGTCCCGGTGGTGCTCGTCGGATCCCAGAGATCCAGCGACAGGCCTTCCAGCGACGCCGCGCTGAACCTCATACACGCCACCCGGACCGCCGCCTACTGCGACGCTGCCGAGGTGATGGTCTGCATGTTCGGACCCACCAGCGACAAGTACGCCCTGCTCCACAGGGGCACGAGGGTCAGGAAGATGCACTCGAGCTACCGCAGCACATTCCGGACGATAGGCGACATCCCTCTGGCGATGGTCGACAGGGAGAGCTTCACCTATCTGAAGGCCGACTACAGGCGCAGGGACTCCTCCCGGAAGCCCTGCATCCGCCCCGTCTTCGACGAGCATGCGGCCATCGTCTACTACTACCCCAACATGAAGCCCGACATGATCACGAGCCTCGTGGACAACGGCTACAAGGGCATCATCATCGCCGGCACGGGGCTCGGCCACGTAAACAAGCCGCTGTACGAACCCCTCAGGCTGGCGGTCGAGGCGGGCGTCCACGTCTACATGACCGTGCAGACCCTGTGGGGGTACTCGCAGATGTACGTGTACGACACGGGGCGCCTGCTGATGCAGAGGGGAGTAGTGCCCCTCGCGAACATGCTCCCCGAGGTCGCCTACATGAAGCTGAGCTGGGCGCTCGCCGTGGGGCGCGATCACGAAGAGGTGCGCAGGCTGATGACCACCCCGATCTCCCACGAGATGACCCCCCAGGAGCCGCCCGACGGGTACCTGATCCTCCAGGGCGGGGTGCCGGAGGTAAGGGAGATGCTCGCGGGGCGGCTCAGATGA